A genomic region of Bubalus kerabau isolate K-KA32 ecotype Philippines breed swamp buffalo chromosome 10, PCC_UOA_SB_1v2, whole genome shotgun sequence contains the following coding sequences:
- the ARPP19 gene encoding cAMP-regulated phosphoprotein 19 isoform X2 — translation MEDKVTSPEKAEEAKLKARYPHLGQKPGGSDFLRKRLQKGQKYFDSGDYNMAKAKMKNKQLPTATPDKTEVTGDHIPTPQDLPQRKPSLVASKLAG, via the exons ATGGAAGATAAAGTGACTAGTCCAGAGAAAGCtgaagaagcaaaattaaaagcaAGGTATCCTCATCTGGGACAAAAGCCTGGAGGTTCCGATTTTTTAAGGAAACGATTGCAGAAAGGG caaaaatattttgattctgGGGATTACAACATGGCTAAAGCAAAAATGAAGAACAAGCAACTTCCTACTGCAACCCCGGATAAGACAGAGGTCACTGGAGACCACATTCCCACTCCACAGGACCTTCCTCAACGGAAACCATCTCTTGTTGCTAGCAAACTGGCTGGCTGA